From the genome of Anopheles funestus chromosome 2RL, idAnoFuneDA-416_04, whole genome shotgun sequence:
TCTAATAAGGATTGAAGGCAGTGGGTTTGTTTAACTCTTGGAAATCGTAATTTCGTTGCATCCTCCAGATTTGGATCCGACACGAGGATGGTCCCACACACCATGCTGTACGGCGAAGGCGCGGTGGCGAACTTACCTTATCAAGCCAAAACTTAGGCCGGCAGATCATTGTCTGGCTGGCGGTGGCGGACCTGTGCGCTTCGTTCGGTGTTTTCCTTCGGTCGGCCCTGTGGAAGTACATCAAAGATGTTCTACCACCGGATAGTGACGTGGACGATACGACGAACGTCATTTTCTGTGCCGTTTCTTCCGCCTGGATACAGTACTTCTATATGTGCACCTGGCTGTGGACACTTTGCTACGCCATCAACGTACGAAGACAGCTCGGTGGAGCACGGTACGCACTGCGGACATATCACTACTACGTGTGGAGCATATCGGCACTGTTAACTGGCATCGGATTGACAGTGCTTTATGTGCCAGATGCAGAGTAAGTACTGGATTGATGATCGCATTGAACGATGCTCCTCACTTACATGCTCTACTCTTCACAGCTGCCATAACGTACACGATATGACGACGGCGTACATGCGCATCTTGCCCAATTATGTGATGACTTACGGACCAATGATAGCGGTAATGATCGCTAATCCGGTGATCTACTATCAGGCATCTCGGGAAGTCGATCGACAACTAGTGGCACGCTTTAGCCAAATGTCCAACACCGAGCGGGATTTGATGACGAAGTTTAAGCTAAAGTTTTCACTCATAAATCTCGTATTTTACGTCTGCTGGCTACCGAATCTTGTGAACGGTATCGTACTGTGGACGATGTGGTTCAATCTGCCCTTTTCGATGGTTATCACCGTGTGGTATATAATGGTTTGTATAGATTTATACAAGAAAACGGGTTTCTTCAAACTAATCTAATGGAATTCTTTCTCCTCCAATTTAGGCTATTACGAATCCTCTACAGGCATTCTTTAATTCTCTTGTGTATCAAAAATGGAACTGTCGGTGGCGATTACGCCGTCAGGGGAGTTCCGATTCTAGTGCTGAACTTAGAGTAAGTATAGTTTTTTCCTAGTATTTGTTGCATTCTTTACTTACCTTTGTTGACTTCAATAACTTTAACTCTAGCGACGCAACCGTACCTCAATGGTGTACAACGAAGGAACGCCATTGTTGCAGGCAAAAATGGATTCACCGTCCGCTTCAACCTTACACCTCAACCAACCATCCGTCGAACTGATTCCGACACCGACTCGAAGCATCAATTCCTGCTCGCTAGTATGACGCCGGGTATGTTACTTAATGTGCCGTGTTGGATATAATACCACCGCCCGGACAAACTGGATTAACTACGGATCTGGTGAAATAAATACCGGGTTTAGTCACGTGCTTTGGCGTAAATGGTTGCTTCGGGAAGGTAAACTCACGTTAGGACCGTTTGACGATGTGGATGTTAAGTCCGACAAGGATCTGTTATTAGGAGGCATCAGGATGTTTTATCTTAAGGAGCTATTTTAGTGTAAGTGCTTAAAGATAAACCGAAATACACTGTACCGGTAAGCGCCTTGCAGCAGATTAAATAATAAGTTATCGGTTAAACCGAGTATGGTCTACGGTCGTTAGCTCAAGTTAGTTAATAGTTAAAGTGAGTGTTTGCAGCAGAAAGGCACACACTTCAACAACATGCGATCAAACACTCTGAACGCAATGAAACCAAATAAAACGACACATTCTTTTGTATCCTTTAAACTCTAGAAAGTTTATTATAGTTCTACCTTTCATTATAGCGTATGTCTAGCTTAAAATATACACATTTTCTTGATTACTTCTGCACTCTTTAATGATACAATTCTACCGAACATCTTCGGGCATGCTCGCGTCACACAACAGAGGTAAAATTGaaccttttgttttacttttactaaTAGCCCCTTCCCTGAACAGCTAACGTACGATCCTTCCACGTGGTTGCGGTTCATCGTTGAAGATCAATTAAAATACGCAGAGCTTAGCGAAGGTCCAGATCCGGTCACTCTGCTGGTCAGTGTTGATTTTTACGTTCCGCTATCTAGTTAATTTCTATGTCCGCAACATCGCTCACCACGAAGAATCCAGTGTAATATGTTTGCTTCCATGCAGCACTCGGACATGCCATAATTCAACTTGTGTTCGTTAGTCGTGTTGAACTACACCAGCAGAGCTAGAACAGGAACTCCGAATGCAAAACGATAAATGGTTAAGCGTCCTTTCCAAACcatttagttattttttacaGCACTAAATTTGCCATACCAGAATGTAGGGGCGCTGGAGTGAGTTTGCCAATCAAATTCAAACCATAACTGTAACTGGAGAATCAGTACctaaatgagtttttttttattaattaaaattcttttttccctcattCTCCCCTATGCTAACACTCTTCCCGCTTGCAATGCGAGAGAGTGttctttgttttactttcgtgtgtgtgtcttcttTACATTACATTAATTCAAACTGCTCTAGCTCTAGTAGCCTGAACGAGTGCGGGAAGTCTTCGTAAAGTACTGCTTCTCACCCCGATCTAATCCTCGATCGTGTGATCGTTCACGGTGATCCCGCAGTACACTACCACCTccgccgccgccaccaccacccccaCTACCACCGCCGCCGCTGCCGGGATGGTATGAGGGTGACTTTTCCttcaaatgatgatgatggtgctttTCCCGGTGCGACGATGATACGGACATGGGCGGAAGATCACCGTCGTTATCGCCGTTCTGGTGTGATAGCAACTTGTTTGCCTTTTCCTCTTCCCGGCGTAACCGTTTATCTGTAAGCAGTGATTCCTCCGGATTGCGTTCCtgctgaaagaaacaaaaacccaccgtAAGGGACATTTAAAAACATCCGAAGCTAATCGTTTTTCGGGGAACCGCGATTAGTTGATCACGGCATGCCGTTTCGGAAAAGCTCGCCATACCCGTTTCCGGCCCAGCTTACGCTCCTTGCGTAGTTCCTTCTCTTCGTCAGTCTTGTCGCGCTTATCCTTCGTTTTGCTGCTGCGCTCCTTTTTCGATTCGGACAAGAGCTGCTGATTCGAGCTGCTGACACCGTCATCGTGCTTGCTCTGCGTTCGATGGATGACATACATTATCCGAGGGAGTGAGGTGGGGAGAGAAAACCCAATTAATTACATTCCATTGCGCTACGATTCCATCACTATACTTGTCGATTATtaggtaggttttttttttctcttgtctCGTTCGCAACCGATTCAGTAGCAACAGGTTTGACTGTACTATACGTCCTGGCCCATAGGTCACAGAGTGAGCAGAACAGGAAAGATGatcaccgataggatgattaGCAGAGGTGTCCCCATTTCCCTAACCTTCATTAAAATCATACccattcttttttctcttaactgaaaatgcaaaaccgacTCCCCTTTTCCGGAAGATTGCCAATAGAATTTAGCCAAAGTTATCCCCCGATTGgtagcacacaaacacacacaaacaaggttgaattggaaatgaatttgtgtcacaacaaaaaaaaaagattcttgCACGCTTATACATACCTCctgtggttttttggtggggGAAGTTCTCTACTACAAAATGCGACCGTTTACACCACCACGAAACTCCGATATTGACAGAAGCACCTTCTAGCTGGACAATTTCCACAGCCCGTCACTTCACTTCAATGCCCGATATTTGGCTAGTTCGCACTGAGTTTCGCGCACCGAAACCATCACAACAAGAGTAAGATTAAGAGGGAAATGCAGGAAACAACACATTCCTATTCTCGGGACACACATTCTCAATGGGCTTACTTGTTACGCACCGTTGCCATTCCTTTAGGTGTTTGCCAAGATTCAACGTCTCCCGGTTTAAGGGTTGAAGATATCTCTCCGCACGTTTGTTTCCCCGTGTAGAATTGTAACTGTGCGTTTGAAACTTTATGAAACCCAAACGATTCATGGGAAGTTGTTGAAGTATTCCATATGGCGTGGGGATATTGATCGATaaccggtttttggggtgttggTGGTTCCAGAAGGAAGTTCTCGCAAGTTCTAGAGATGCAGACATTTGTTCGAAAGTTGCGGTAATAATAGAAACCCTCTCATGCTAACAAAGGTTGGGTCAGAAAGAAATCGAATTCGAAAGGTGAGGTATGTCGATTGTAGTCCATTCCTTTACACCTCGCCCGGCGCTTGTCCTCGTTGCTCATTCCTGCAAGATTGAACAGCAGCACCATCTATCCAAactgtgtgtaagtgtgtgtgtgtttaaatgGAATGTGCCCGCACGCCGGGATGACCGGTTCCGGTTccgtcaaaacaaaacccacgcACGCGAAACAGAAGCACCGACGGTATGGTTGACGCACTCTGCTATCACCTTGGCCGCCCTTATCACATATTGGCGTGAATGTGTGCATTGTTGCTCTTGCAGATCATTTTCCTTCCGCGATCGCTATCGATTTGCCTTCTCTCCTTGTGCACCTTTTCGAGTTTGCGAAGAGACCCGCGGCCATTACCGACCGTTTGACACCTCCAGTATACTAACCTTCGAGGAGCTAGAACCTTCCAGCTTGCGGCGCTTCATCTCTGCAGTGAACGGAACGGAGGGGAAGAAGGAAAGAGGGAGCGTGTTAGTATATGATTTTTCGCCGGAAAAGACATTACGCACCTCTATCGTGCTCTGGTGGATCCTGGCTACGTCGTGTACTGCTGCTGTGCTGCTGTTCGTTGCTGGAATTGGACACCGAGCTTAAATCCCGTTCGCTGCGATCCCTTGGTGCTAGGTCCCTTTCACTGGTTCTCGATTCCCGTTCGTGATCGTAATGATCTTTAGAATCAAAAAAtgatacatttattttaatggtacAAAACCCCATCAGTGTACTCTTACCTCGCTTATCCCTTCGCTTCTCCTTCTCACGCTTACGATCCGTAGTAAGTGCTGCAATGGCAGCGGCCGCTTCCTCACGCTCTCGTTCCTTTTCCCGTGCACGTTCTTCCCGCTTGATCTCTTTTGAGGACTTTTCACGTACCAACGAAAGCGATGATTCCCGATTGACCGAAGAGGACCCTATGTTATCCCGCGATACGGAAGATGCTGCGGACGATGGTTCCTTCTTTATCATGTCGATACCGCGATGATGATCGCTACCAACACTACCGATGCTACCACCATTCGCGGTCGCACCAACGGAACTGGATGAAGACGATAATGAGTTTCCACCTGCTGCGATTGTACCATTGCCTATCGATGATCCTGAACTGCTGGTTTCTGCTCCAGCTATCTGTCTCGTATTCTGTCCACCTAAGGTAAAGAACAGTTGCAAAACAGTGAGCTCTTTCCGACTCGCACATAGCAATACACACGCATCTTACCTTTCATATCATTACCATTGAGCGAGGACTTCAtaccctgctgctgctgatcgactgctgttgttgctgtcgcTGCAGTCGAAGCGGTCGATTTGAACGTCTTCTCCGGCACTTGATGGAAATCGGATTCCAGCATCATCTGGCCCGCTTTCGCCTTCAGCTGACCGATGTAGCTAGAGGCGAGTACGAACAGATCCTGCCGCTGGTTCTTCTCCTCCTCCCTTACCTTCTCTACCTTCTTCTCGAGAATTTGCGACAGCTTGGTCAGCACCGGAAAGTGTGGCAGAATGCGCATCAGAATGATAAGCGAATTGCGGATCTGCATGTAATCCTTCGAGTCCAGGCAGAACACCATCGCTTTGGTGATTTTGTAATGCCATTTGTGGCACACGTGTCGATAGTTTTCGTAGTTCACATGATCGATTGCCTCCGAGTACTGGTTGCTGACGCGAAACTTGGTCACAAAGCCGGGATAGTTGGCACACTCCTTGTTAAACGTTGCCTCATCCGAATGCCAACGCATGACCGTTTCCAGCATCGCGCAAAGGAACCGCCCGTAGCGAGTCGCTTCGTTCTCGGTGCACGACGTGACCGAGTACGTTATGTCGCAGAATATCTGTGTAATGAAGATGATATCGGTTAGAAATGTGAATTCCCACTACCAGTGCCCACCAACGAACGTACCCGATCGTAACAAAGCAGGGTAGAAAAGTTGGCCGTTTTCAGATTGTGGATGGTGTGGACAAACTTCGCACAGTAGATCGCATCCAGTGCGGTAAACGTGCACCGCGGAAACAGGCACAGCTGCAGGAACTGTGtgatcgtttcatttttcgcCGATTTAGCCGACCGCGAAAGGAACCAATAGTCTTTCTCATTGGTCAACCGATGCATAATTTTATCCACGTGCTCCTGTTGCTTCTTTCGCTCGTCCTGCAGCTTATCCATCAGTGCGACATACCGCTCCTGTTCCTTCTTGTTCTTCGATGCGTTCTGCTCCTTCGATTCCATTACGGCCATGGAGAGTTGCTTTAGTTTGCTAATTTCTCGCTGGTAACTTTCCATCGGTACTTGCAAATCGTACATCGACAGCGACCAAAAGCTGACCAGGAACTGTGGACTAATGTCTTCCCAAATCTTCGGCGGATGGAGCGGGCGTACGGATTCAATCACCGGATTCATGACCTGTGCCGTTGCTTCAAGATATTTGGCCATCTTTTGCGAGGTTGATAGCTTTTTACCGTTTGGTTCCGCTTTACGCAGTTGGTCgtatttttgctaaaaaagaagaagaacaaacgaATCAATGGGCGTTCCATTCGGCATTTATACTATCTCACCCTTCCTTACATTAATCGCATGGGAGAACATTGGACGCGCAAGGAAAAATGCCACATCCGAGTGTATGTGATACTTCTGCAGCATGTTGTGTATGGTCGGTAACCGTTCGACGTACTCCTCTACCGAATACGTTGACCCCAGGAACGTGCCGAACTGTACCAGTGTGTCCTGGCACTGATCGTACAGTTTGCCCACCAGCTTCAGATGGCTTTGGGCCGTCTCGCGATAAATAACGCAATGTTTCTGTTGCGCTATCAGCAAACAAAGGGCCACCGCCAGATCGTTGCTGGCAAGCGCTTCCTTCAGGCGCTGCGAAGATTTCTTCGTGTTGCGCACCTGGCTGAAGTAGCCTGCCTCACCGCGCAGCAGCTCGCCACCGCACATTGCTTGCAGCTGCTCGTTCGTCATCTCTTCCGCCGCCTCGATGCCGGCCATCTTCTGTACCACCTCCTTCAGTATAAGCAAATCGAGACTCTTGTGCGATTTCAGCTGGTTCGCCACGTACTGCAGCAGTCCGCTCAGCT
Proteins encoded in this window:
- the LOC125762875 gene encoding THO complex subunit 2 isoform X1, with amino-acid sequence MTMFNADVWKLWERSGKSEFLKQCKALLKDDLQSPLFGKNERTKGISRAIYELISRGIHGQLKKDSVLQILGELVSLHNDVPSILLDVFGIFDAETAGTGGDAPPSEERSLFCYIVKETERFLSEKLLKERLEIDTLQDVGTIKNRSFYTRFIKVKTKLYYKQRRFNLFREESEGYAKLITELNQEFNQDTVTVQNVLEIIKSLIGCFNLDPNRVLDIILESFEARPEQDRIFIPLLQAYINDGNIICEVLGYKYRYFADVQTPVSLFKVTALLLQHRVIKLEDIYAWLNPPDKTIVADWDAEMAQAKEYVRKLNVILTNKDKEPEQEPEFETAPEKYALNQKWGLCEAMLMIGDWNTAQQLIRKLPEQSVMVHEPIAQALCRLLHMIIEPVYRLKCALPANIKGRAISTFGVLNKLAPSPVTTLTKLRLHAFPMFTALGPSLHYDSVLLYKLLRLMRVILTDMNVDPLNPPTPGSVLTEHEQLYYDILSLLDSSVLPALAYMDCNCCVAEEIWSIVKLYPYQYRYSLYARWKNDTFQLQPQLIYRRGTAQKQIKALMKRVSKENSKPVGRLIGKLSHCSPGFLFEYILLQIQIYDNLIAPVVDSLKYLTSLSYDVLGYCLIEALEQVDRNPMQNDGTSISLWLQSLANFCGAIYKKYNIELSGLLQYVANQLKSHKSLDLLILKEVVQKMAGIEAAEEMTNEQLQAMCGGELLRGEAGYFSQVRNTKKSSQRLKEALASNDLAVALCLLIAQQKHCVIYRETAQSHLKLVGKLYDQCQDTLVQFGTFLGSTYSVEEYVERLPTIHNMLQKYHIHSDVAFFLARPMFSHAINQKYDQLRKAEPNGKKLSTSQKMAKYLEATAQVMNPVIESVRPLHPPKIWEDISPQFLVSFWSLSMYDLQVPMESYQREISKLKQLSMAVMESKEQNASKNKKEQERYVALMDKLQDERKKQQEHVDKIMHRLTNEKDYWFLSRSAKSAKNETITQFLQLCLFPRCTFTALDAIYCAKFVHTIHNLKTANFSTLLCYDRIFCDITYSVTSCTENEATRYGRFLCAMLETVMRWHSDEATFNKECANYPGFVTKFRVSNQYSEAIDHVNYENYRHVCHKWHYKITKAMVFCLDSKDYMQIRNSLIILMRILPHFPVLTKLSQILEKKVEKVREEEKNQRQDLFVLASSYIGQLKAKAGQMMLESDFHQVPEKTFKSTASTAATATTAVDQQQQGMKSSLNGNDMKGGQNTRQIAGAETSSSGSSIGNGTIAAGGNSLSSSSSSVGATANGGSIGSVGSDHHRGIDMIKKEPSSAASSVSRDNIGSSSVNRESSLSLVREKSSKEIKREERAREKEREREEAAAAIAALTTDRKREKEKRRDKRDHYDHERESRTSERDLAPRDRSERDLSSVSNSSNEQQHSSSTRRSQDPPEHDREMKRRKLEGSSSSKSKHDDGVSSSNQQLLSESKKERSSKTKDKRDKTDEEKELRKERKLGRKRQERNPEESLLTDKRLRREEEKANKLLSHQNGDNDGDLPPMSVSSSHREKHHHHHLKEKSPSYHPGSGGGGSGGGGGGGGGGSVLRDHRERSHDRGLDRGEKQYFTKTSRTRSGY
- the LOC125762875 gene encoding THO complex subunit 2 isoform X2 → MTMFNADVWKLWERSGKSEFLKQCKALLKDDLQSPLFGKNERTKGISRAIYELISRGIHGQLKKDSVLQILGELVSLHNDVPSILLDVFGIFDAETAGTGGDAPPSEERSLFCYIVKETERFLSEKLLKERLEIDTLQDVGTIKNRSFYTRFIKVKTKLYYKQRRFNLFREESEGYAKLITELNQEFNQDTVTVQNVLEIIKSLIGCFNLDPNRVLDIILESFEARPEQDRIFIPLLQAYINDGNIICEVLGYKYRYFADVQTPVSLFKVTALLLQHRVIKLEDIYAWLNPPDKTIVADWDAEMAQAKEYVRKLNVILTNKDKEPEQEPEFETAPEKYALNQKWGLCEAMLMIGDWNTAQQLIRKLPEQSVMVHEPIAQALCRLLHMIIEPVYRLKCALPANIKGRAISTFGVLNKLAPSPVTTLTKLRLHAFPMFTALGPSLHYDSVLLYKLLRLMRVILTDMNVDPLNPPTPGSVLTEHEQLYYDILSLLDSSVLPALAYMDCNCCVAEEIWSIVKLYPYQYRYSLYARWKNDTFQLQPQLIYRRGTAQKQIKALMKRVSKENSKPVGRLIGKLSHCSPGFLFEYILLQIQIYDNLIAPVVDSLKYLTSLSYDVLGYCLIEALEQVDRNPMQNDGTSISLWLQSLANFCGAIYKKYNIELSGLLQYVANQLKSHKSLDLLILKEVVQKMAGIEAAEEMTNEQLQAMCGGELLRGEAGYFSQVRNTKKSSQRLKEALASNDLAVALCLLIAQQKHCVIYRETAQSHLKLVGKLYDQCQDTLVQFGTFLGSTYSVEEYVERLPTIHNMLQKYHIHSDVAFFLARPMFSHAINQKYDQLRKAEPNGKKLSTSQKMAKYLEATAQVMNPVIESVRPLHPPKIWEDISPQFLVSFWSLSMYDLQVPMESYQREISKLKQLSMAVMESKEQNASKNKKEQERYVALMDKLQDERKKQQEHVDKIMHRLTNEKDYWFLSRSAKSAKNETITQFLQLCLFPRCTFTALDAIYCAKFVHTIHNLKTANFSTLLCYDRIFCDITYSVTSCTENEATRYGRFLCAMLETVMRWHSDEATFNKECANYPGFVTKFRVSNQYSEAIDHVNYENYRHVCHKWHYKITKAMVFCLDSKDYMQIRNSLIILMRILPHFPVLTKLSQILEKKVEKVREEEKNQRQDLFVLASSYIGQLKAKAGQMMLESDFHQVPEKTFKSTASTAATATTAVDQQQQGMKSSLNGNDMKGGQNTRQIAGAETSSSGSSIGNGTIAAGGNSLSSSSSSVGATANGGSIGSVGSDHHRGIDMIKKEPSSAASSVSRDNIGSSSVNRESSLSLVREKSSKEIKREERAREKEREREEAAAAIAALTTDRKREKEKRRDKRDHYDHERESRTSERDLAPRDRSERDLSSVSNSSNEQQHSSSTRRSQDPPEHDREMKRRKLEGSSSSKSKHDDGVSSSNQQLLSESKKERSSKTKDKRDKTDEEKELRKERKLGRKRERNPEESLLTDKRLRREEEKANKLLSHQNGDNDGDLPPMSVSSSHREKHHHHHLKEKSPSYHPGSGGGGSGGGGGGGGGGSVLRDHRERSHDRGLDRGEKQYFTKTSRTRSGY
- the LOC125762875 gene encoding THO complex subunit 2 isoform X3, whose protein sequence is MTMFNADVWKLWERSGKSEFLKQCKALLKDDLQSPLFGKNERTKGISRAIYELISRGIHGQLKKDSVLQILGELVSLHNDVPSILLDVFGIFDAETAGTGGDAPPSEERSLFCYIVKETERFLSEKLLKERLEIDTLQDVGTIKNRSFYTRFIKVKTKLYYKQRRFNLFREESEGYAKLITELNQEFNQDTVTVQNVLEIIKSLIGCFNLDPNRVLDIILESFEARPEQDRIFIPLLQAYINDGNIICEVLGYKYRYFADVQTPVSLFKVTALLLQHRVIKLEDIYAWLNPPDKTIVADWDAEMAQAKEYVRKLNVILTNKDKEPEQEPEFETAPEKYALNQKWGLCEAMLMIGDWNTAQQLIRKLPEQSVMVHEPIAQALCRLLHMIIEPVYRLKCALPANIKGRAISTFGVLNKLAPSPVTTLTKLRLHAFPMFTALGPSLHYDSVLLYKLLRLMRVILTDMNVDPLNPPTPGSVLTEHEQLYYDILSLLDSSVLPALAYMDCNCCVAEEIWSIVKLYPYQYRYSLYARWKNDTFQLQPQLIYRRGTAQKQIKALMKRVSKENSKPVGRLIGKLSHCSPGFLFEYILLQIQIYDNLIAPVVDSLKYLTSLSYDVLGYCLIEALEQVDRNPMQNDGTSISLWLQSLANFCGAIYKKYNIELSGLLQYVANQLKSHKSLDLLILKEVVQKMAGIEAAEEMTNEQLQAMCGGELLRGEAGYFSQVRNTKKSSQRLKEALASNDLAVALCLLIAQQKHCVIYRETAQSHLKLVGKLYDQCQDTLVQFGTFLGSTYSVEEYVERLPTIHNMLQKYHIHSDVAFFLARPMFSHAINQKYDQLRKAEPNGKKLSTSQKMAKYLEATAQVMNPVIESVRPLHPPKIWEDISPQFLVSFWSLSMYDLQVPMESYQREISKLKQLSMAVMESKEQNASKNKKEQERYVALMDKLQDERKKQQEHVDKIMHRLTNEKDYWFLSRSAKSAKNETITQFLQLCLFPRCTFTALDAIYCAKFVHTIHNLKTANFSTLLCYDRIFCDITYSVTSCTENEATRYGRFLCAMLETVMRWHSDEATFNKECANYPGFVTKFRVSNQYSEAIDHVNYENYRHVCHKWHYKITKAMVFCLDSKDYMQIRNSLIILMRILPHFPVLTKLSQILEKKVEKVREEEKNQRQDLFVLASSYIGQLKAKAGQMMLESDFHQVPEKTFKSTASTAATATTAVDQQQQGMKSSLNGGQNTRQIAGAETSSSGSSIGNGTIAAGGNSLSSSSSSVGATANGGSIGSVGSDHHRGIDMIKKEPSSAASSVSRDNIGSSSVNRESSLSLVREKSSKEIKREERAREKEREREEAAAAIAALTTDRKREKEKRRDKRDHYDHERESRTSERDLAPRDRSERDLSSVSNSSNEQQHSSSTRRSQDPPEHDREMKRRKLEGSSSSKSKHDDGVSSSNQQLLSESKKERSSKTKDKRDKTDEEKELRKERKLGRKRQERNPEESLLTDKRLRREEEKANKLLSHQNGDNDGDLPPMSVSSSHREKHHHHHLKEKSPSYHPGSGGGGSGGGGGGGGGGSVLRDHRERSHDRGLDRGEKQYFTKTSRTRSGY
- the LOC125762892 gene encoding G-protein coupled receptor 143-like isoform X1 — translated: MADPTIQTFCCHNRIRSPPAIKLMSEFDTDGYIVVCLVSSVFGIAGAIYQIWIRHEDGPTHHAVRRRRGGELTLSSQNLGRQIIVWLAVADLCASFGVFLRSALWKYIKDVLPPDSDVDDTTNVIFCAVSSAWIQYFYMCTWLWTLCYAINVRRQLGGARYALRTYHYYVWSISALLTGIGLTVLYVPDADCHNVHDMTTAYMRILPNYVMTYGPMIAVMIANPVIYYQASREVDRQLVARFSQMSNTERDLMTKFKLKFSLINLVFYVCWLPNLVNGIVLWTMWFNLPFSMVITVWYIMAITNPLQAFFNSLVYQKWNCRWRLRRQGSSDSSAELRRRNRTSMVYNEGTPLLQAKMDSPSASTLHLNQPSVELIPTPTRSINSCSLV
- the LOC125762892 gene encoding G-protein coupled receptor 143-like isoform X2 → MQEKKIWIRHEDGPTHHAVRRRRGGELTLSSQNLGRQIIVWLAVADLCASFGVFLRSALWKYIKDVLPPDSDVDDTTNVIFCAVSSAWIQYFYMCTWLWTLCYAINVRRQLGGARYALRTYHYYVWSISALLTGIGLTVLYVPDADCHNVHDMTTAYMRILPNYVMTYGPMIAVMIANPVIYYQASREVDRQLVARFSQMSNTERDLMTKFKLKFSLINLVFYVCWLPNLVNGIVLWTMWFNLPFSMVITVWYIMAITNPLQAFFNSLVYQKWNCRWRLRRQGSSDSSAELRRRNRTSMVYNEGTPLLQAKMDSPSASTLHLNQPSVELIPTPTRSINSCSLV